From Methanomassiliicoccales archaeon LGM-RCC1, one genomic window encodes:
- a CDS encoding zinc ribbon domain-containing protein, whose translation MDLAGTAIFCPACGAPAQIPFGKASCICEYCGSMVQRNMTEAEAAHIVKNKEAVDDIKAAIHSIANRDYKSALKYADKAVEITYEDPGPYFVRYLACLDLDYKKAKSSLNMARSMSSSKDSVLSDSEYDEAKMAFAQSYLAAKGDDIKRMFLSMRSVGPKELENVRNYERIRKVEDFFADSDLKDTFIEAINSQMDECKRRSRFSMETTQSNWDALQQFRKECFYITAATMILDKSSAPLMATALKGYSDALSLKWEAAFKHGVSGSKDRLKAMRAESDSILAWAKSIR comes from the coding sequence AGTACTGCGGAAGCATGGTCCAGAGGAACATGACCGAGGCGGAAGCGGCGCACATCGTGAAGAACAAGGAAGCCGTCGACGACATCAAAGCAGCCATCCACAGCATTGCCAACAGGGATTACAAGTCGGCCCTCAAATACGCTGATAAGGCGGTGGAGATCACCTACGAAGATCCCGGACCGTACTTCGTCAGATACCTCGCCTGTCTGGACCTCGATTACAAGAAGGCCAAATCATCATTGAACATGGCCAGATCCATGTCCTCATCGAAGGATTCTGTTCTATCGGATTCCGAGTACGACGAGGCCAAGATGGCGTTCGCGCAATCCTATCTGGCTGCAAAGGGCGACGATATCAAACGCATGTTCCTCTCGATGAGGTCCGTAGGGCCGAAGGAGCTCGAGAACGTCAGGAACTATGAGCGCATCAGGAAGGTGGAGGATTTCTTCGCTGACAGCGATCTGAAGGACACTTTCATCGAGGCCATCAACTCCCAGATGGATGAATGCAAGAGGAGAAGCAGATTCTCCATGGAGACCACACAGTCCAACTGGGATGCGCTGCAGCAGTTCCGCAAGGAATGCTTCTACATCACAGCAGCGACGATGATACTGGACAAGTCATCGGCACCACTCATGGCGACTGCATTGAAGGGATACAGCGATGCGCTCAGCCTCAAATGGGAGGCAGCCTTCAAGCACGGTGTCTCCGGGAGCAAGGATCGGCTGAAAGCCATGCGTGCCGAGTCCGACTCCATTCTGGCCTGGGCCAAATCGATCAGATGA
- a CDS encoding SPFH domain-containing protein, with the protein MGLIKAITGATGGALADQWKEFFYCESMPKDVLVVKGVKRTGSRSTNTKGNDNIISNGSGIAVADGQCMIIVEQGKVVALSAEPGQYTFDSSTEPSIFSGGLGSGVINTFKTIGRRVGYGGDTGKDQRVYYINIKELIDNKFGTSTPIPFRVVDRNIGLDIDVSIRCFGTFSYKITDPILFYANVCGNVQESYYRSEIDDQLKTEFISALQPGFGKLSGMGLRPNEVMNHTEELQEAMNDALSKKWSQLRGLEVISVALGSVSLPPEDAELIKNAQKAAILRDPSMAGATLVEAQASALKSAASNEAGAMTGLMGFGMVGQMGGGNMNAQNYYDMANQQKQQQPAKAASDGAPGWQCTCGAMAKGKFCPECGKKKPEDGWECPSCKTVNRGKFCQECGAKKPSGARQYRCDKCGWEPKDPTKPPKFCPECGDPFGDEDIVQ; encoded by the coding sequence ATGGGACTAATCAAGGCAATAACAGGAGCTACCGGAGGCGCATTGGCTGACCAGTGGAAGGAGTTCTTCTATTGCGAGTCGATGCCCAAGGATGTCCTAGTGGTCAAGGGTGTCAAGCGCACGGGATCACGTTCGACCAACACCAAAGGTAACGACAACATCATCAGCAACGGTTCAGGTATCGCGGTCGCGGACGGACAGTGCATGATAATCGTCGAGCAGGGAAAGGTCGTGGCGCTCAGCGCTGAACCCGGACAGTACACGTTCGACTCATCGACCGAACCCAGCATCTTCTCCGGAGGATTGGGATCGGGTGTCATCAACACCTTCAAGACAATCGGAAGGCGTGTCGGATACGGCGGTGACACCGGAAAGGACCAGCGTGTCTACTACATCAACATCAAGGAACTCATCGACAACAAGTTCGGAACGTCGACGCCCATACCGTTCCGCGTCGTGGACAGGAACATCGGACTCGATATCGATGTGTCCATCCGCTGCTTCGGAACATTCTCTTACAAGATCACGGACCCCATCCTGTTCTACGCGAACGTATGCGGTAACGTGCAGGAATCATACTACAGGTCGGAGATCGACGACCAGCTCAAAACGGAGTTCATCTCCGCGCTTCAGCCCGGATTCGGGAAGCTGTCCGGAATGGGACTGCGCCCCAACGAGGTCATGAACCACACCGAGGAGCTACAGGAGGCCATGAACGACGCCCTGTCCAAGAAGTGGTCGCAGCTGCGCGGACTCGAGGTCATCAGCGTCGCCCTCGGATCGGTATCGTTGCCACCAGAGGATGCAGAGCTCATCAAGAACGCTCAGAAGGCCGCTATTCTTCGCGACCCCTCGATGGCCGGAGCCACCCTTGTGGAAGCTCAGGCATCCGCTCTGAAATCGGCTGCCTCCAACGAGGCCGGAGCGATGACTGGACTCATGGGATTCGGAATGGTAGGTCAGATGGGCGGCGGAAACATGAACGCCCAGAACTACTACGACATGGCGAACCAGCAGAAACAGCAGCAGCCTGCAAAGGCCGCCTCGGACGGAGCTCCGGGATGGCAGTGCACATGCGGCGCTATGGCCAAAGGCAAGTTCTGCCCGGAGTGCGGGAAGAAGAAGCCCGAGGACGGTTGGGAATGCCCATCCTGCAAGACCGTGAACCGCGGCAAGTTCTGCCAGGAATGCGGAGCCAAGAAACCGTCTGGAGCTCGCCAGTACCGTTGCGACAAATGCGGATGGGAACCCAAGGACCCGACCAAGCCCCCGAAGTTCTGCCCGGAGTGCGGGGACCCGTTCGGGGATGAGGACATCGTTCAGTGA
- the radB gene encoding DNA repair and recombination protein RadB → MDRIPLGCSQFDQLLGGGIEKGSVTLIYGEAGAGKTNVCLQLARNMAISGQKVAYIDSEGLSSDRLGQVFLGQEESIKNLLIFEVHSFTEQSDRIDKIEKLAATGTISLVIIDSLTMFYRLNYEDAYVRNDFIRQTEVLLNMARQYNIAVMLTSQVYSNITNGGVEFLGGHALHHNAKTIIRLDKRTEGRRAAVIIKHRSLPEGRAAMYRITENGISDI, encoded by the coding sequence GTGGATAGGATACCTCTGGGATGCTCCCAATTCGACCAGCTCTTGGGGGGCGGGATCGAGAAGGGGAGCGTCACGCTGATCTACGGAGAGGCCGGTGCCGGCAAGACCAATGTTTGTCTTCAGCTAGCGCGCAATATGGCCATCTCCGGACAGAAGGTGGCCTACATCGATTCTGAAGGTCTCTCATCGGACCGTCTGGGCCAGGTCTTCCTGGGGCAGGAGGAATCCATCAAAAATCTGCTCATCTTCGAGGTCCACAGCTTCACCGAGCAGTCCGACCGCATAGACAAGATCGAGAAGCTGGCGGCCACGGGGACGATATCCTTGGTGATCATAGATTCCCTCACGATGTTCTACCGTCTCAATTATGAGGACGCCTATGTGAGGAACGATTTCATCAGGCAGACCGAGGTGCTGCTGAACATGGCCCGCCAGTACAACATAGCGGTCATGCTCACGTCGCAGGTGTACTCCAACATCACCAACGGCGGAGTGGAGTTCCTCGGCGGTCATGCTCTGCATCACAACGCGAAGACCATCATCCGTCTCGACAAGAGGACGGAGGGCAGACGCGCTGCTGTGATAATCAAGCACAGGAGCCTTCCAGAGGGAAGGGCGGCGATGTACCGCATCACCGAGAACGGAATCTCGGATATCTGA
- a CDS encoding polyprenyl synthetase family protein, translating to MDGPDMIDAKEYLKKMSAELDGPIKSYIGDEEPKVLMDASKQYPFAGGKRMRPAMAVACCRAVGGDASKAVPLAVAIEYIHNFTLIHDDLMDGDEKRRGMTTIHIGYGMPTAVLAGDALFAKAYQIIADLDVPADRMRDVLKYVAKAVWDLARGQQMDINNEGQIVSEEVYLETIKLKTSVLFAAAAAGGAIIGGAKPEEVKAINEYAMDLGLGFQMFDDYLGIAGDSSKTGKSVGNDIRKGKCTCMVTHTISVLKDQKLLDEFKSILGNMDATDEQCARAKQIMEDCGAIQYNLDLAKKKVENAIAKIQFLPESEDKEFMISLARYAIDRDV from the coding sequence ATGGATGGACCAGATATGATTGACGCCAAAGAATACCTGAAGAAGATGTCCGCCGAACTGGACGGGCCTATAAAGAGCTACATCGGGGACGAGGAGCCCAAGGTGCTGATGGATGCGTCCAAGCAGTATCCCTTCGCCGGAGGCAAGAGGATGCGCCCGGCTATGGCCGTCGCATGCTGCAGGGCAGTGGGAGGGGACGCCTCGAAGGCCGTCCCCCTCGCAGTCGCCATCGAGTACATACACAACTTCACGCTCATACACGACGACCTCATGGACGGCGACGAGAAGCGCAGGGGAATGACCACCATCCACATTGGATACGGCATGCCCACCGCGGTCCTCGCGGGAGATGCCCTTTTCGCAAAGGCATACCAGATCATCGCGGACCTGGATGTGCCCGCTGACAGGATGAGGGATGTCCTGAAGTACGTAGCGAAGGCCGTTTGGGACCTCGCACGCGGTCAGCAGATGGACATCAACAACGAGGGACAGATAGTCTCCGAGGAGGTCTATCTCGAGACCATCAAGCTGAAGACCAGCGTCCTATTCGCAGCAGCCGCTGCAGGAGGAGCGATCATCGGCGGAGCGAAACCCGAGGAGGTCAAGGCCATTAACGAGTATGCCATGGATCTCGGGTTGGGATTCCAGATGTTCGACGACTACCTGGGCATCGCCGGGGACTCATCCAAGACCGGCAAGTCCGTCGGGAACGACATCCGCAAGGGCAAATGCACCTGCATGGTCACCCACACGATCTCCGTCCTGAAGGACCAGAAGCTCCTCGATGAGTTCAAGTCGATACTGGGGAACATGGACGCCACCGACGAGCAGTGCGCCCGTGCCAAGCAGATCATGGAGGACTGCGGAGCGATCCAGTACAACCTCGACCTCGCGAAGAAGAAGGTGGAGAACGCCATCGCCAAGATCCAGTTCCTGCCGGAGAGCGAGGATAAGGAGTTCATGATCTCCCTTGCGAGATACGCTATAGACAGGGACGTCTGA